AAGAACAAGAAAGGAATGCTGCATCCAAATAAGGACAAATCTTTTGAGTCTGTTCCTCATCTTTCCACGAGCCAGAAAAATCATAAGATAAAATTCCGTTTAGCTTCTGCAATTTGGGCAGTTCTTCAAGAATATAACTGTTATTGCTGGTGTGCATAACATCAAACTCATTGAGATACTGAAGGTCTTCCTGAGAAAGTACCAACGGGTGATTTCTTAAAGCACCGCCTTTATTGCTTGTGATAAAAACCCGATCTCCATTTTTCAGATCAACCATTGCGAAACCATTTTCTTCTGGATATTCTCTGCAATGAGAGCGATCCACGCCCAACAAATCTAAAACATGTTTTACATGTGCAGCTACCGCATCGTTCCCGAAAGCGCCCAGATAAGCACTTTGTTGTTTCTCCATTCGGCAGTAAACAGCAAAATTCAGTGCTTGACCTCCTGGAAACATTTGCGACAAATGCCGGTATTTATCACAGACATTATCTCCGATTCCAATTGTTCTAATCATATCCGTTGCCCTCCGCAGTATCAGAAAATCGAAAATTATAATCCTGCATTTTCCTACTTTAATTATTTCAATGTTAAGATATCAATTAACCCTGTTTTTATATTGTTCCAATATAATATCTTATATATCATTATATACACCAATTTTTTTAAAAGTCAATTATTACTCGCATAATATTTAGTATTCATTTTATTTTATCGATCTTTTGGTAATTTTTTAACAAAATTAATTAATATCCAAATCATCCGTTGTTTTTTAAATCTTCACAAAAACTTGAACCTTTTTTTATTACTTTTCGAAGTTGAAATCGGAAAAATCCGTTCATTTTGAACTTTTTATGATTACAAAATTCATAATTTAAAAAATAAAAGCACTTAAAACTTTTAAAAAGTTTAAAAAAGCCATTGAATTTTCTAAGATAAATAAAAAATCCAATGGCATAAAATTGATCTCAAACAATGATAACAAAAATAAAAATTTTTTCAGCGCACAATAAAATCGAAATCTTCACCGTACCCTACCTGATGACAGGTATGCAAAACATCCCCATCTCCCTTTCGGGTACAGCTGTCAATCTGGAGCATCGGGGTTCCACGGCTTACTTCCAACAATTTTGCCGTTTTAGAATCGGCGCGGACTAAGCGAAGGATCACTTCGCCTGGAATAATTTCAATTCCTTTTTTCT
This genomic window from Caproicibacterium sp. BJN0003 contains:
- a CDS encoding fructoselysine 6-kinase encodes the protein MIRTIGIGDNVCDKYRHLSQMFPGGQALNFAVYCRMEKQQSAYLGAFGNDAVAAHVKHVLDLLGVDRSHCREYPEENGFAMVDLKNGDRVFITSNKGGALRNHPLVLSQEDLQYLNEFDVMHTSNNSYILEELPKLQKLNGILSYDFSGSWKDEEQTQKICPYLDAAFLSCSSLSKEEVQDLEVKMYGWGCGLITVTRGEKGAILYDGNRFYENVPHLVKAVDTLGAGDSFATGVLLIYGESRKEGLLQKDSEAYREMIKQALEKGAELSAKTCMTYGAFGYGTKMVP